A DNA window from Mus pahari chromosome 13, PAHARI_EIJ_v1.1, whole genome shotgun sequence contains the following coding sequences:
- the Kiaa0232 gene encoding uncharacterized protein KIAA0232 homolog isoform X1: protein MRPVCTVVVDGLPSESTSSSYPGPVSVSDMSLLHALGPVQTWLGQELEKCGIDAMIYSRYILSLLLHDSYDYDLQEQENDILGWEKGAYKKWGRSKKKCSDLTLEEMKKQAAVQCLRSASDESSGIETLVEELCCRLKDLQSEQEEKIHKKLEGSPSPEAELSPTAKDQVEMYYEAFPPLSEKPVCLHEIMTVWNKSKPCSYSSSSSASTAPPASTDTSSPKDCNSESEAVRERSRVASVAAHEKAQSRSRHERESKLGGSTTEGKPALYKRQIRHKPEGKTRPRSWSSGSSEAGSSSSGNQGELKASMKYVKVRHKAREIRNKKGRNGQNRQSLKHCGKAERGVHAGSGGSSSSSSNGSIRQLCKRGKRPAKETGRSDSGNTAVKDLYVESRNNKEYKEEPLWYTEPIAEYFVPLSRKSKLETTYRNREDTSALTAEAVEDLSDSVRGLCISNSNIHRTYLAAGTFIDGHFVEMPAVINEDIDLAGTSLCSLPEDNKYLDDIHLSELTHFYEVDIDQSMLDPGASETMQGESRILNMIQQKSKENTDYEAECCIVLDGMELQGERAIWTDSTSSVGAEGFFLQDLGNLAQFWECCSSSSGDADGESFGGDSPVRLSPILDSTILSSHMLAGNQEPFSNINEGSGINSCFSVFEVQCSNSLLPFSFETLNLGSEHADSSANMLGKTQSRLLIWTKNSAFEENEHCSNLSTRTCSPWSHSEEARSDNETLNIQFEESTQFTAEDINYVVPRVSSDFVDEELLDFLQDETCQQNSRTSGEIPTLVFKKRSKLESVCGIQLEQKAESKNFETTQACSESSPHRDGYSSGVIKDIWTKMVDRSSVTAVEIERTGEELFPTDVNNYCCCLDTEAKMEALQEPRRAVQRSEYHLWEGQKENMEKRTFVSSELSKVDGGDYTTPSKPWDVAQDKENTFILGGVYGELKTFNSDGEWAVVPPGHTKGSLLQCAASDVVTIAGTDVFMTPGNSFAPGHRQLWKPFVSFEQNDMPKSGENGLNKGFSFIFHEDLLGACSNFQVEDPGLEYSLSSFDLSNPFSQVLHVECSFEPEGIASFSPSFKPKSILCSDSDSEVFHPRICGVDRTQYRAIRISPRTHFRPISASELSPGGGSESEFESEKDEASVPIPSQVDVFEDPQADLKPLEEDAEKEGHYYGKLELESGKFLPRLKKSGMEKSAQTSLDSQEEATGILPVGKQNQCLECNFNESLEINLESSAANCKIMTQCEEEMNEFCSCKAGCQFPTCEDNPVSSGQLEEVYKHALCLASSKQFPVLNTDVQEVTRNQEKQSWWEKALYSPLFPTSECEECYTNAKGENGIEECPDAKETPSREERLLDFNRVSSVYEARCTGERGSETKPNGLHRKMCSSASSDTGDTGSEAGGEWVGPSREELFSRTHL from the exons GAGAATGACATCTTGGGCTGGGAGAAAGGAGCTTATAAGAAATGGGGAAGGAGCAAGAAGAAGTGTTCTGATCTAACGCTGGAGGAGATGAAAAAGCAGGCTGCTGTCCAGTGTCTGCGCTCTGCTTCTGATGAA AGCTCTGGGATCGAGACTTTAGTAGAAGAGCTCTGCTGCAGACTGAAAGACCTACAGAGCGAGCAAG AAGAGAAGATTCACAAAAAGTTAGAAGGTTCTCCTTCTCCAGAGGCAGAATTGTCCCCTACAGCCAAGGATCAAGTGGAAAT GTACTATGAAGCATTTCCACCACTGTCTGAGAAACCGGTTTGCCTGCACGAGATCATGACCGTGTGGAACAAGTCCAAACCCTGTTCTTACTCCAGCTCCTCGTCAGCATCCACAGCCCCACCAGCAAGCACAGATACATCTTCTCCAAAGGACTGCAATAGTGAGAGTGAAGCCGTCCGAGAGAGAAGTCGTGTCGCCTCTGTCGCCGCGCATGAGAAAGCCCAGAGCAGGAGCAGACACGAGAGGGAGAGCAAGCTGGGCGGTAGCACCACGGAAGGAAAGCCTGCCTTGTACAAAAGGCAGATCCGACACAAACCCGAAGGGAAGACGCGCCCTCGCTCGTGGTCATCTGGCTCTAGCGAAGCAGGCTCAAGTTCAAGTGGTAACCAAGGAGAGTTAAAAGCATCCATGAAGTACGTTAAAGTCAGACACAAGGCACGAGAAATTCGAAACAAAAAAGGGCGGAATGGGCAAAACAGGCAGTCACTGAAGCATtgtgggaaggcagagagaggagtccatgcaggcagtggtggcagcagcagcagcagcagcaatggatcCATCAGGCAGCTGTGCAAGCGGGGTAAAAGACCAGCAAAGGAGACGGGAAGGAGCGACTCTGGGAACACTgcagtgaaagacctgtatgtgGAGAGCAGAAACAACAAAGAGTACAAGGAAGAGCCACTCTGGTACACGGAGCCCATTGccgagtattttgttcctttaagTAGAAAAAGCAAACTAGAGACCACATACCGAAACAGGGAAGATACAAGTGCTCTGACAGCAGAGGCGGTGGAAGACTTGTCTGACTCTGTGCGTGGTCTGTGTATCAGTAACAGTAATATCCATAGAACATACCTCGCAGCAGGTACTTTCATTGATGGTCATTTTGTAGAAATGCCTGCAGTTATAAACGAGGATATTGACCTCGCTGGGACCTCATTATGTTCTCTACCAGAGGACAATAAATATCTGGATGATATTCATCTATCAGAACTAACACACTTCTATGAAGTGGATATTGATCAATCCATGTTGGATCCTGGTGCCTCAGAAACAATGCAAGGAGAAAGTCGGATTTTGAATATGATTCAACAAAAAAGCAAGGAGAATACAGATTATGAGGCAGAATGTTGCATAGTGTTAGATGGTATGGAGTTGCAAGGGGAACGTGCAATATGGACAGATTCTACCagctctgtgggtgctgagggCTTCTTCCTGCAAGACCTTGGCAATCTGGCTCAGTTTTGGGAGTGTTGTTCATCTAGCTCTGGTGATGCTGATGGAGAGAGTTTTGGAGGAGACTCTCCAGTTAGACTCTCTCCTATCTTGGACAGCACAATACTCAGTTCACACATGCTTGCTGGCAATCAAGAGCCCTTTTCCAATATTAATGAAGGATCTGGTATAAACTCTTGTTTTTCAGTATTTGAAGTGCAATGCAGTAATTCTCTTTTaccattttcttttgaaacactCAACTTGGGAAGTGAACATGCAGATTCTAGTGCTAATATGCTGGGGAAAACACAGTCTAGATTGCTCATATGGACCAAAAATAGTGCCTTTGAAGAAAACGAACACTGTTCTAATCTTTCAACAAGAACTTGTAGTCCGTGGTCCCATTCAGAAGAAGCACGCTCAGACAACGAGACACTAAACATTCAGTTTGAAGAATCAACACAGTTTACTGCAGAAGATATTAATTATGTGGTTCCCAGAGTCTCGTCAGATTTTGTAGATGAAGAGCTTCTAGATTTTTTGCAGGATGAAACTTGCCAGCAAAACAGTAGAACTTCAGGAGAAATTCCTACATTAGTTTTCAAAAAAAGATCTAAGCTAGAATCTGTGTGTGGTATTCAGCTAGAACAAAAGGCAGAAAGCAAGAACTTTGAAACTACACAAGCATGTAGTGAAAGCAGTCCACATAGAGATGGCTACAGCTCAGGGGTTATTAAAGACATTTGGACAAAGATGGTAGATAGGAGTTCTGTGACTGCAGTAGAGATAGAAAGAACTGGGGAGGAATTGTTTCCCACAGATGTAAATAACTACTGCTGCTGTTTGGACACTGAGGCTAAGATGGAAGCCCTTCAAGAGCCCCGTAGGGCTGTGCAGAGATCGGAGTATCATCTctgggagggacagaaggagaaCATGGAGAAGAGAACGTTTGTCTCTAGTGAGCTGTCCAAGGTGGATGGTGGCGATTACACCACACCCTCTAAACCTTGGGATGTGGCCCAAGATAAGGAGAACACATTCATTCTTGGAGGAGTTTATGGAGAGCTCAAAACATTCAACAGCGATGGGGAGTGGGCAGTTGTACCACCTGGTCACACAAAAGGGAGCTTGCTACAGTGTGCAGCCTCTGATGTGGTGACAATCGCAGGTACAGATGTCTTTATGACCCCTGGAAACAGCTTTGCTCCTGGTCACAGGCAGCTCTGGAAGCCCTTTGTGTCATTTGAACAGAATGACATGCCGAAGAGCGGGGAAAATGGATTAAACAAGgggttttcttttatcttccatGAAGACTTGCTAGGAGCCTGCAGTAACTTTCAAGTTGAAGATCCTGGCCTTGAATACTCACTCTCTTCCTTTGACCTAAGCAACCCCTTCTCACAAGTTCTCCACGTAGAATGCTCATTTGAACCAGAAGGGATTGCATCTTTTAGCCCCAGTTTCAAGCCGAAATCAATCCTCTGCTCTGATTCAGACAGTGAGGTTTTTCACCCCAGAATATGTGGTGTCGACAGGACACAGTACAGGGCTATTCGAATCTCTCCCCGGACTCACTTTCGCCCGATTTCTGCATCTGAACTATCCCCtggaggaggaagtgagtcaGAATTCGAATCTGAAAAAGATGAAGCAAGTGTTCCCATTCCTTCCCAAGTTGATGTATTTGAAGACCCACAAGCAGATCTCAAACCTTTAGaagaagatgcagagaaagaaGGTCACTACTATGGAAAGTTAGAGCTTGAGTCTGGGAAGTTCCTGCCCAGGTTAAAAAAATCTGGAATGGAGAAGAGTGCTCAGACATCACTGGATTCCCAGGAGGAGGCAACTGGGATTCTGCcagtaggaaaacaaaatcagtgTTTGGAATGTAACTTTAACGAATCTCtagaaataaatttagaaagCTCAGCAGCAAACTGTAAAATAATGACACAATGTGAAGAAGAGATGAATGAGTTTTGCAGTTGCAAAGCAGGTTGTCAGTTCCCTACTTGTGAAGATAATCCAGTTTCTTCAGGACAATTGGAAGAG gtTTATAAACATGCTCTGTGTTTGGCTTCATCTAAACAGTTTCCTGTACTGAACACTGATGTGCAAGAAGTaacaagaaatcaagaaaagcaGAGCTGGTGGGAAAAAGCTTTGTACTCTCCCCTTTTCCCCACGTCAGAGTGTGAAG AATGTTATACAAATGCCAAGGGAGAGAATGGTATAGAAGAATGTCCAGATGCTAAAGAGACACCCAGTCGTGAAGAGCGTCTGTTAGATTTTAATAGG GTGTCTTCTGTTTATGAAGCAAGATGCACAGGAGAGAGAGGTTCTGAGACAAAACCAAATGGCCTCCACAGGAAGATGTGTTCCAGTGCCAGCTCTGATACGGGCGACACAGGCTCCGAAGCCGGCGGAGAGTGGGTGGGCCCCAGCAGAGAGGAGCTCTTCTCCCGAACACACCTCTGA
- the Kiaa0232 gene encoding uncharacterized protein KIAA0232 homolog isoform X2: MRPVCTVVVDGLPSESTSSSYPGPVSVSDMSLLHALGPVQTWLGQELEKCGIDAMIYSRYILSLLLHDSYDYDLQEQENDILGWEKGAYKKWGRSKKKCSDLTLEEMKKQAAVQCLRSASDESSGIETLVEELCCRLKDLQSEQEEKIHKKLEGSPSPEAELSPTAKDQVEMYYEAFPPLSEKPVCLHEIMTVWNKSKPCSYSSSSSASTAPPASTDTSSPKDCNSESEAVRERSRVASVAAHEKAQSRSRHERESKLGGSTTEGKPALYKRQIRHKPEGKTRPRSWSSGSSEAGSSSSGNQGELKASMKYVKVRHKAREIRNKKGRNGQNRQSLKHCGKAERGVHAGSGGSSSSSSNGSIRQLCKRGKRPAKETGRSDSGNTAVKDLYVESRNNKEYKEEPLWYTEPIAEYFVPLSRKSKLETTYRNREDTSALTAEAVEDLSDSVRGLCISNSNIHRTYLAAGTFIDGHFVEMPAVINEDIDLAGTSLCSLPEDNKYLDDIHLSELTHFYEVDIDQSMLDPGASETMQGESRILNMIQQKSKENTDYEAECCIVLDGMELQGERAIWTDSTSSVGAEGFFLQDLGNLAQFWECCSSSSGDADGESFGGDSPVRLSPILDSTILSSHMLAGNQEPFSNINEGSGINSCFSVFEVQCSNSLLPFSFETLNLGSEHADSSANMLGKTQSRLLIWTKNSAFEENEHCSNLSTRTCSPWSHSEEARSDNETLNIQFEESTQFTAEDINYVVPRVSSDFVDEELLDFLQDETCQQNSRTSGEIPTLVFKKRSKLESVCGIQLEQKAESKNFETTQACSESSPHRDGYSSGVIKDIWTKMVDRSSVTAVEIERTGEELFPTDVNNYCCCLDTEAKMEALQEPRRAVQRSEYHLWEGQKENMEKRTFVSSELSKVDGGDYTTPSKPWDVAQDKENTFILGGVYGELKTFNSDGEWAVVPPGHTKGSLLQCAASDVVTIAGTDVFMTPGNSFAPGHRQLWKPFVSFEQNDMPKSGENGLNKGFSFIFHEDLLGACSNFQVEDPGLEYSLSSFDLSNPFSQVLHVECSFEPEGIASFSPSFKPKSILCSDSDSEVFHPRICGVDRTQYRAIRISPRTHFRPISASELSPGGGSESEFESEKDEASVPIPSQVDVFEDPQADLKPLEEDAEKEGHYYGKLELESGKFLPRLKKSGMEKSAQTSLDSQEEATGILPVGKQNQCLECNFNESLEINLESSAANCKIMTQCEEEMNEFCSCKAGCQFPTCEDNPVSSGQLEEFPVLNTDVQEVTRNQEKQSWWEKALYSPLFPTSECEECYTNAKGENGIEECPDAKETPSREERLLDFNRVSSVYEARCTGERGSETKPNGLHRKMCSSASSDTGDTGSEAGGEWVGPSREELFSRTHL; the protein is encoded by the exons GAGAATGACATCTTGGGCTGGGAGAAAGGAGCTTATAAGAAATGGGGAAGGAGCAAGAAGAAGTGTTCTGATCTAACGCTGGAGGAGATGAAAAAGCAGGCTGCTGTCCAGTGTCTGCGCTCTGCTTCTGATGAA AGCTCTGGGATCGAGACTTTAGTAGAAGAGCTCTGCTGCAGACTGAAAGACCTACAGAGCGAGCAAG AAGAGAAGATTCACAAAAAGTTAGAAGGTTCTCCTTCTCCAGAGGCAGAATTGTCCCCTACAGCCAAGGATCAAGTGGAAAT GTACTATGAAGCATTTCCACCACTGTCTGAGAAACCGGTTTGCCTGCACGAGATCATGACCGTGTGGAACAAGTCCAAACCCTGTTCTTACTCCAGCTCCTCGTCAGCATCCACAGCCCCACCAGCAAGCACAGATACATCTTCTCCAAAGGACTGCAATAGTGAGAGTGAAGCCGTCCGAGAGAGAAGTCGTGTCGCCTCTGTCGCCGCGCATGAGAAAGCCCAGAGCAGGAGCAGACACGAGAGGGAGAGCAAGCTGGGCGGTAGCACCACGGAAGGAAAGCCTGCCTTGTACAAAAGGCAGATCCGACACAAACCCGAAGGGAAGACGCGCCCTCGCTCGTGGTCATCTGGCTCTAGCGAAGCAGGCTCAAGTTCAAGTGGTAACCAAGGAGAGTTAAAAGCATCCATGAAGTACGTTAAAGTCAGACACAAGGCACGAGAAATTCGAAACAAAAAAGGGCGGAATGGGCAAAACAGGCAGTCACTGAAGCATtgtgggaaggcagagagaggagtccatgcaggcagtggtggcagcagcagcagcagcagcaatggatcCATCAGGCAGCTGTGCAAGCGGGGTAAAAGACCAGCAAAGGAGACGGGAAGGAGCGACTCTGGGAACACTgcagtgaaagacctgtatgtgGAGAGCAGAAACAACAAAGAGTACAAGGAAGAGCCACTCTGGTACACGGAGCCCATTGccgagtattttgttcctttaagTAGAAAAAGCAAACTAGAGACCACATACCGAAACAGGGAAGATACAAGTGCTCTGACAGCAGAGGCGGTGGAAGACTTGTCTGACTCTGTGCGTGGTCTGTGTATCAGTAACAGTAATATCCATAGAACATACCTCGCAGCAGGTACTTTCATTGATGGTCATTTTGTAGAAATGCCTGCAGTTATAAACGAGGATATTGACCTCGCTGGGACCTCATTATGTTCTCTACCAGAGGACAATAAATATCTGGATGATATTCATCTATCAGAACTAACACACTTCTATGAAGTGGATATTGATCAATCCATGTTGGATCCTGGTGCCTCAGAAACAATGCAAGGAGAAAGTCGGATTTTGAATATGATTCAACAAAAAAGCAAGGAGAATACAGATTATGAGGCAGAATGTTGCATAGTGTTAGATGGTATGGAGTTGCAAGGGGAACGTGCAATATGGACAGATTCTACCagctctgtgggtgctgagggCTTCTTCCTGCAAGACCTTGGCAATCTGGCTCAGTTTTGGGAGTGTTGTTCATCTAGCTCTGGTGATGCTGATGGAGAGAGTTTTGGAGGAGACTCTCCAGTTAGACTCTCTCCTATCTTGGACAGCACAATACTCAGTTCACACATGCTTGCTGGCAATCAAGAGCCCTTTTCCAATATTAATGAAGGATCTGGTATAAACTCTTGTTTTTCAGTATTTGAAGTGCAATGCAGTAATTCTCTTTTaccattttcttttgaaacactCAACTTGGGAAGTGAACATGCAGATTCTAGTGCTAATATGCTGGGGAAAACACAGTCTAGATTGCTCATATGGACCAAAAATAGTGCCTTTGAAGAAAACGAACACTGTTCTAATCTTTCAACAAGAACTTGTAGTCCGTGGTCCCATTCAGAAGAAGCACGCTCAGACAACGAGACACTAAACATTCAGTTTGAAGAATCAACACAGTTTACTGCAGAAGATATTAATTATGTGGTTCCCAGAGTCTCGTCAGATTTTGTAGATGAAGAGCTTCTAGATTTTTTGCAGGATGAAACTTGCCAGCAAAACAGTAGAACTTCAGGAGAAATTCCTACATTAGTTTTCAAAAAAAGATCTAAGCTAGAATCTGTGTGTGGTATTCAGCTAGAACAAAAGGCAGAAAGCAAGAACTTTGAAACTACACAAGCATGTAGTGAAAGCAGTCCACATAGAGATGGCTACAGCTCAGGGGTTATTAAAGACATTTGGACAAAGATGGTAGATAGGAGTTCTGTGACTGCAGTAGAGATAGAAAGAACTGGGGAGGAATTGTTTCCCACAGATGTAAATAACTACTGCTGCTGTTTGGACACTGAGGCTAAGATGGAAGCCCTTCAAGAGCCCCGTAGGGCTGTGCAGAGATCGGAGTATCATCTctgggagggacagaaggagaaCATGGAGAAGAGAACGTTTGTCTCTAGTGAGCTGTCCAAGGTGGATGGTGGCGATTACACCACACCCTCTAAACCTTGGGATGTGGCCCAAGATAAGGAGAACACATTCATTCTTGGAGGAGTTTATGGAGAGCTCAAAACATTCAACAGCGATGGGGAGTGGGCAGTTGTACCACCTGGTCACACAAAAGGGAGCTTGCTACAGTGTGCAGCCTCTGATGTGGTGACAATCGCAGGTACAGATGTCTTTATGACCCCTGGAAACAGCTTTGCTCCTGGTCACAGGCAGCTCTGGAAGCCCTTTGTGTCATTTGAACAGAATGACATGCCGAAGAGCGGGGAAAATGGATTAAACAAGgggttttcttttatcttccatGAAGACTTGCTAGGAGCCTGCAGTAACTTTCAAGTTGAAGATCCTGGCCTTGAATACTCACTCTCTTCCTTTGACCTAAGCAACCCCTTCTCACAAGTTCTCCACGTAGAATGCTCATTTGAACCAGAAGGGATTGCATCTTTTAGCCCCAGTTTCAAGCCGAAATCAATCCTCTGCTCTGATTCAGACAGTGAGGTTTTTCACCCCAGAATATGTGGTGTCGACAGGACACAGTACAGGGCTATTCGAATCTCTCCCCGGACTCACTTTCGCCCGATTTCTGCATCTGAACTATCCCCtggaggaggaagtgagtcaGAATTCGAATCTGAAAAAGATGAAGCAAGTGTTCCCATTCCTTCCCAAGTTGATGTATTTGAAGACCCACAAGCAGATCTCAAACCTTTAGaagaagatgcagagaaagaaGGTCACTACTATGGAAAGTTAGAGCTTGAGTCTGGGAAGTTCCTGCCCAGGTTAAAAAAATCTGGAATGGAGAAGAGTGCTCAGACATCACTGGATTCCCAGGAGGAGGCAACTGGGATTCTGCcagtaggaaaacaaaatcagtgTTTGGAATGTAACTTTAACGAATCTCtagaaataaatttagaaagCTCAGCAGCAAACTGTAAAATAATGACACAATGTGAAGAAGAGATGAATGAGTTTTGCAGTTGCAAAGCAGGTTGTCAGTTCCCTACTTGTGAAGATAATCCAGTTTCTTCAGGACAATTGGAAGAG TTTCCTGTACTGAACACTGATGTGCAAGAAGTaacaagaaatcaagaaaagcaGAGCTGGTGGGAAAAAGCTTTGTACTCTCCCCTTTTCCCCACGTCAGAGTGTGAAG AATGTTATACAAATGCCAAGGGAGAGAATGGTATAGAAGAATGTCCAGATGCTAAAGAGACACCCAGTCGTGAAGAGCGTCTGTTAGATTTTAATAGG GTGTCTTCTGTTTATGAAGCAAGATGCACAGGAGAGAGAGGTTCTGAGACAAAACCAAATGGCCTCCACAGGAAGATGTGTTCCAGTGCCAGCTCTGATACGGGCGACACAGGCTCCGAAGCCGGCGGAGAGTGGGTGGGCCCCAGCAGAGAGGAGCTCTTCTCCCGAACACACCTCTGA